GAATCCGCCGAGATCGTGAAAACCGTTCATGAAATTGTCTCCAATAGCTGAATGATGCCGGGCTGTTCTCGAGACTGATCACGCTCTGTTGTGCGTCGGCATGGCCGCCAGGTAACCCTTCTGGAGCGCCAGCCTGTCTCGCTGCCCTGGCCGTTTCCTGGGGCTGCCCAGGCTTGGCGTGTCGCTCGCAGGCGAGAGCGTGCGTTGGGTTTCAGGGTTTGCCGGGCAGGGCGACGCCGATCAGCACGTCCTTGGTCACCAGGCCGCGCAGTTGCTCCTCGCTCAGGTGCTCGGTGCCAGCGGGGCGCATCGGCAGGACCAGGTAACGCGTTTCCGCCGTGGTGTCCCAGACCTTGACGGTCATGCCCGCTGGCAGCTCGGTACCCAGTTCGCGCAGCACGGTGCGGCCCTCGCGGACCAGCCGGGCACGGAATTCGAAGCTCTTGTACCACTCCGGCGGCAGCCCAAGGACTGGCCAGTTGGTGCAGGAACACAGGCTGCAGACGATTACGTTCTTGACCGTCGGGGTGTCTTCCAACGCGACGATGTACTCACCCTGGGGGCCGGTATAACCGAACTGGGCGCAGGCGGCCGTGCCATCGCGCAGCAGCAGATCCCGATACTCGGGGTCGACCCAGGCTTTGGCCACCACGTGGGCGCCGTTGGCCGGGTCGAATTGGTTCGACATAAGGTCGTTCATGCCTTCCAGATAGCCCTCGGGAATCAGGTTCTTGTCCTTCATGACCTTGAACAGCGCCCAGGCGCGCTCACCGGGTGTGGACGTTTGGTATGCAGAGGTACTCATCGGGTCACTCCTTCGATCTACACGGTTGGGAAAAACACTTTGGTTGTGGGGTGGGGCTGCACGCTCACAGGGTTCGCCAGTCCACGCTGGCCTCGAAGGCCGCGGCGGCCTGGTAGATCGTGCTTTCGGCGTAATGCCGGCCCACCAACATCGCCCCGACCGGCAGGCCATCCACGGTGCCGCACGGCAGCGACATGGCCGGATGACCGGTGATGTCGAGGGGAGCGGTGTTGCCGATCATCTCGAAGGCGCGGGCGACGTATTCGGCCAGCGGAGCATCCGCCGGCGGCAGCGGCTGGGCGACGATGGGCAGGGTGGGTAGCAGCAGCAGGTCGTAGCGCTCCAGGGCTTGGTCATAGCCGGCCCGGGCCCGACGGGCGATGTTCTGGGCCTTGGCGTAGAAGCGCCCGCGATAGCGCTCGAGACCGTACTGGCCGACGAACATGCACAGCTTGAGGGTGGGCGACAGCGCATCGGCCCGCTCGCGCCAGGCGCTGTGGGCATCCAGCAGGCCGACGTCATAGAGACCCTTCCAGTTAAAGCCCATGCCGTTGCCGTGCATCATCTGGGCGGTAAGGCCCTCGCAGCCGATGGGCTGCCAGAGCGCGCCGGCCAGCAGGTGCTCGGGTACCGAGACCTCCTCGACCCGGGCGCCTAGGCTTTCCAGCCGCGCGGCGGCCTCTCGCACCCGGTCCGCCACCCGCGGATCCAGGTTGGCCAGCCCGAAACCTTCGCTGAGCAACCCGATGCGCAGGCCTGCCACCCCGCGTTCCAGGGCCTGGGTATAGGGGGCCACCGGCGGCGCGTACTGGCGCGGATCGAAGCCATCGGCGCCGGCGATCACTTCCAGCATCAGGGCGTTGTCGGCCACGTTGGCGGTGATGGGGCCGAGGTGATCCACGGTCGCCTCGATGGGCATGGCCCCGGTGTAGGGCACCAGGCCGTGGGTGGGCTTCATGCCATAGGTGCCGCAGAAGGCCGAGGGGATACGGACGGAGCCGCCCTGGTCGCCACCGATGGCCATGTCCACCACCCCGGCGCCCACCAAGGCGGCGCTGCCGGACGAGGAGCCGCCGGCGCTGTAGCCATGCCGACGAGGGTTGTGCACTGGCGCCGGATCCGAGGTGTGGCTGCCGCCGGACAGGCAGAAGTGCTCGCAGGTAGCCTTGCCCAGGATGGTGGCGCCGGCCTCCAGCAGGCGGGTCAC
The window above is part of the Pseudomonas oryzihabitans genome. Proteins encoded here:
- the nthA gene encoding nitrile hydratase subunit alpha, which encodes MSTSAYQTSTPGERAWALFKVMKDKNLIPEGYLEGMNDLMSNQFDPANGAHVVAKAWVDPEYRDLLLRDGTAACAQFGYTGPQGEYIVALEDTPTVKNVIVCSLCSCTNWPVLGLPPEWYKSFEFRARLVREGRTVLRELGTELPAGMTVKVWDTTAETRYLVLPMRPAGTEHLSEEQLRGLVTKDVLIGVALPGKP
- a CDS encoding amidase, which produces MAITRPTPAQLQALAGRLHMQLSTDQAQDYLALMQASFDAYDLIDDLPDEVPPVRFARGAGHRPVAAENPLNAWYYRAEVQGASSGKLAGRTVALKDNIALAGVPMMNGSTTLEGFVPSYDATVVTRLLEAGATILGKATCEHFCLSGGSHTSDPAPVHNPRRHGYSAGGSSSGSAALVGAGVVDMAIGGDQGGSVRIPSAFCGTYGMKPTHGLVPYTGAMPIEATVDHLGPITANVADNALMLEVIAGADGFDPRQYAPPVAPYTQALERGVAGLRIGLLSEGFGLANLDPRVADRVREAAARLESLGARVEEVSVPEHLLAGALWQPIGCEGLTAQMMHGNGMGFNWKGLYDVGLLDAHSAWRERADALSPTLKLCMFVGQYGLERYRGRFYAKAQNIARRARAGYDQALERYDLLLLPTLPIVAQPLPPADAPLAEYVARAFEMIGNTAPLDITGHPAMSLPCGTVDGLPVGAMLVGRHYAESTIYQAAAAFEASVDWRTL